A portion of the Bifidobacterium bifidum ATCC 29521 = JCM 1255 = DSM 20456 genome contains these proteins:
- a CDS encoding class I SAM-dependent methyltransferase has translation MGTQTTNTAPQSTTNAQGNGSLPLPQSDRDVEHLQGHWLLARIGKRVLRPGGKKLTGRMLAKTELEGKDVVEFAPGLGRTTQLILERKPKSYRGVDRDPQVVDIITKLTAENAPSIPTSCALHDAADTGLESESADAVIGEAMLTMQTERGKRAIIAEAYRLLRAGGTYSIHELGLQPDDLPEPVKDEVRKALARSIKVNARPLTEKEWRELLESEGFEVLWSGKEPMALLDMRRNLADEGLGGVLRILRNMLGNKDIRARVMNMKSTFHKYSKELNGIAFVVRKPAK, from the coding sequence ATGGGAACTCAGACTACGAATACAGCGCCACAATCCACGACCAATGCGCAGGGGAACGGTAGCCTTCCGCTGCCTCAGTCAGATCGTGATGTGGAGCATCTGCAGGGACACTGGCTGCTCGCCCGCATCGGTAAGCGCGTTCTGCGCCCTGGCGGCAAGAAGCTGACCGGGCGCATGCTGGCGAAAACCGAGTTGGAAGGCAAGGACGTCGTCGAATTCGCGCCCGGCCTTGGCCGTACCACGCAGCTCATTCTTGAGCGCAAGCCGAAAAGCTATCGCGGCGTCGACCGCGACCCGCAGGTGGTGGACATCATCACCAAGCTGACGGCCGAGAATGCACCGTCTATTCCGACGAGCTGTGCTCTGCACGACGCAGCGGACACGGGGTTGGAATCCGAAAGCGCCGACGCCGTGATCGGTGAGGCGATGCTCACCATGCAGACTGAGCGCGGCAAGCGGGCCATCATCGCAGAAGCCTACCGTCTGCTGCGCGCTGGTGGCACCTATTCGATTCACGAGCTTGGGCTGCAGCCGGACGATCTGCCTGAGCCGGTCAAGGACGAGGTGCGCAAGGCGCTCGCCCGCAGCATCAAGGTCAACGCTCGTCCTCTCACCGAGAAAGAGTGGCGCGAGCTGCTGGAATCCGAGGGCTTTGAAGTGCTGTGGAGCGGCAAGGAGCCGATGGCGCTGCTGGATATGCGCCGCAATCTCGCCGATGAGGGGCTTGGCGGCGTGCTGCGCATCCTGCGTAATATGTTGGGGAACAAGGACATCCGCGCCCGCGTGATGAACATGAAATCCACGTTCCACAAGTACAGCAAGGAGCTCAACGGCATTGCGTTCGTGGTGCGCAAGCCCGCGAAGTGA